A region from the Nostoc sp. HK-01 genome encodes:
- a CDS encoding ADP-ribosylglycohydrolase, with protein sequence MRRASGCLFGLAFGDALGAATEFLNVKEICRRFPPNGPQEIVGNPARVTDDTQMTLAVGQALIEVGVANLSLPNLEPVLRRTFVEWLHSPDNNRAPGMTCLQACEYLESGLPWQQATRPNSKGCGANMRVVPVGLLPTDDKTRAAVAQFQAALTHGHPTALAASDLTAAAITYLVKGGEPQKLPTQLRNYALTQRSVYHADWLDYLWQRPGIQTPEEFISRGWDECLAVLDRLDAALVNPNRDIDPCLAIGEGWVAEEALATGLLCFLLFPEAPLAALRRAALTSGDSDSIACLAGAFAGAYLGMAVWLEDWVVRIEYRDQLAALCKVWD encoded by the coding sequence ATGCGTCGTGCCTCTGGATGTTTATTTGGGTTAGCCTTTGGTGATGCCTTGGGCGCTGCTACAGAATTTTTAAATGTGAAAGAAATTTGTCGTCGCTTTCCGCCAAATGGGCCGCAAGAAATTGTTGGTAATCCTGCACGCGTTACAGATGACACACAAATGACATTAGCAGTAGGGCAAGCCCTGATTGAGGTTGGTGTCGCAAACTTGAGTTTGCCTAATTTAGAACCTGTTCTCAGACGTACTTTTGTTGAGTGGTTACACAGTCCAGACAATAATCGCGCTCCTGGGATGACTTGCTTACAGGCTTGTGAATATTTGGAATCAGGTCTGCCTTGGCAACAAGCAACTAGACCCAACTCCAAAGGCTGTGGTGCAAATATGCGTGTTGTGCCTGTAGGTTTGTTGCCCACAGATGATAAAACGCGTGCGGCAGTTGCTCAATTTCAAGCAGCATTAACTCATGGTCATCCTACTGCCCTCGCTGCTTCAGATTTAACCGCAGCAGCAATTACTTATCTTGTCAAGGGTGGCGAACCACAAAAATTGCCGACTCAATTACGCAACTATGCTCTAACTCAGCGATCGGTTTATCATGCTGATTGGCTGGATTATTTATGGCAACGTCCAGGCATTCAGACACCAGAAGAATTTATTAGTCGTGGCTGGGATGAGTGTTTAGCAGTACTCGACCGTCTTGATGCAGCATTAGTCAACCCCAACCGCGACATTGACCCCTGTTTAGCCATAGGTGAAGGTTGGGTGGCAGAAGAAGCCTTAGCTACAGGTCTATTATGCTTTTTGTTATTTCCAGAGGCACCTTTAGCGGCTTTGCGACGTGCTGCACTCACATCTGGTGATTCTGATTCCATTGCTTGTTTAGCAGGTGCTTTTGCTGGAGCATATTTAGGAATGGCAGTATGGCTAGAAGATTGGGTAGTTCGGATTGAATACCGCGACCAATTGGCGGCCTTGTGCAAAGTTTGGGATTAA
- a CDS encoding chaperone protein DnaK: MAKVVGIDLGTTNSCVAVMEGGKPTVIANAEGFRTTPSVVAFAKNGDTLVGQIAKRQAVMNPENTFYSVKRFIGRRYDEVTNEATEVSYKVLSSSGNVKLDSPGAGKQFAPEEISAKVLRKLVEDASKYLGETVTQAVITVPAYFNDSQRQATKDAGKIAGIEVLRIINEPTAASLAYGFDKKSNETILVFDLGGGTFDVSVLEVGDGVFEVLATSGDTHLGGDDFDKKIVDFLAEQFRKDEGIDLRKDRQALQRLTEAAEKAKIELSSVTQAEINLPFITATQDGPKHLDMTLTRAKFEELCSDLIDRSRIPVENALRDAKLSKNDIDEVVLVGGSTRIPAVQELVKRILGREPNQTVNPDEVVAVGAAIQAGVLAGDVTGILLLDVTPLSLGVETLGGVMTKIIPRNTTIPTKKSEVFSTAVDGQTNVEIHVLQGEREFANDNKSLGTFRLDGIPPAPRGVPQIEVVFDIDANGILNVTAKDKGTGKEQSISITGASTLDKNDVDRMVREAEQNASSDKERREKIERKNQADSLAYQAEKQLQELGDKVPAADKTKVEGLIKDLREAVAKEDDEQIAKLMPELQQALFAVGSNIYQQAGGAAPGAEPQDGGGGSSTSSGSGDDVIDADFTESK, encoded by the coding sequence ATGGCAAAAGTAGTTGGAATTGACTTAGGTACAACTAACTCCTGCGTCGCAGTGATGGAAGGTGGCAAACCCACGGTTATTGCTAATGCGGAAGGTTTTCGGACAACACCATCAGTAGTAGCATTTGCCAAAAATGGCGACACCTTGGTAGGGCAAATTGCCAAGCGCCAAGCGGTGATGAACCCTGAAAATACCTTCTACTCGGTGAAGCGCTTTATCGGTCGTCGCTATGACGAAGTGACTAATGAAGCAACCGAAGTTTCTTATAAAGTCCTCAGCAGCAGTGGTAACGTCAAGCTAGATTCTCCTGGTGCTGGCAAGCAGTTTGCTCCAGAAGAAATTTCGGCAAAAGTTCTCCGCAAATTAGTGGAAGACGCAAGCAAATATTTAGGTGAAACTGTCACTCAAGCAGTAATTACCGTCCCTGCATACTTCAACGACTCCCAACGCCAAGCCACAAAGGACGCTGGTAAAATCGCCGGGATTGAAGTTCTGCGGATTATCAACGAACCGACAGCTGCTTCTCTGGCTTATGGCTTTGATAAAAAGAGCAACGAAACCATCCTGGTATTTGACTTAGGTGGTGGTACATTTGACGTATCTGTATTGGAAGTTGGCGACGGCGTATTTGAAGTATTAGCAACTTCTGGTGATACCCACCTCGGTGGTGACGACTTTGATAAAAAAATCGTTGATTTCTTAGCTGAACAGTTCCGCAAAGACGAAGGTATTGATCTCCGTAAAGACAGACAAGCACTGCAACGTTTAACAGAAGCGGCAGAAAAAGCCAAAATTGAGCTTTCTAGCGTTACCCAAGCAGAAATTAACTTACCGTTCATCACCGCTACCCAGGACGGGCCTAAGCACCTGGATATGACGCTGACTCGCGCTAAGTTTGAAGAACTTTGCTCTGACTTGATTGACCGTTCTCGGATTCCAGTGGAGAATGCGTTGCGTGATGCCAAGTTAAGCAAAAATGATATCGATGAAGTAGTACTGGTTGGTGGTTCCACCCGTATTCCCGCCGTCCAAGAGTTAGTGAAACGGATTTTGGGTAGAGAGCCTAACCAAACTGTTAACCCTGATGAAGTAGTAGCCGTTGGTGCGGCAATTCAAGCAGGTGTGTTGGCTGGTGATGTTACAGGTATTCTATTGTTAGACGTAACACCATTGTCCTTGGGTGTAGAAACCTTGGGTGGTGTAATGACTAAGATTATTCCTCGTAACACAACAATTCCTACCAAAAAATCCGAAGTATTCTCTACTGCTGTTGATGGTCAAACCAACGTAGAAATTCACGTCCTCCAAGGTGAACGGGAATTTGCTAACGATAACAAGAGTTTGGGAACCTTCCGTCTTGATGGTATTCCTCCTGCGCCCCGTGGCGTACCTCAAATCGAAGTAGTATTCGACATTGACGCTAACGGTATCCTCAACGTTACGGCTAAGGACAAAGGTACTGGTAAGGAACAATCCATCAGCATTACTGGTGCTTCTACCTTAGATAAAAATGATGTTGACCGGATGGTACGCGAAGCAGAACAAAATGCTTCCTCTGACAAAGAGCGCCGTGAAAAAATTGAACGTAAGAACCAAGCTGATTCCTTGGCGTACCAAGCTGAAAAGCAGCTGCAAGAATTAGGCGATAAAGTACCTGCGGCTGACAAAACCAAAGTAGAAGGTTTGATAAAAGACCTGCGGGAAGCTGTTGCTAAAGAGGATGATGAGCAAATCGCCAAGCTAATGCCAGAATTGCAACAAGCACTATTCGCAGTTGGTAGCAATATCTATCAACAAGCTGGCGGTGCTGCACCTGGCGCTGAACCTCAAGATGGTGGTGGCGGTTCTTCTACTTCGTCTGGTAGCGGTGATGATGTAATTGACGCAGATTTTACTGAAAGCAAATAA
- a CDS encoding luciferase-alpha subunit, with protein MKIGLFCNYENHHQNARRAIFEQVALVRQAESLNFAEAWVSEHHFSEINISSSMLLLMAHLAGVTSTIRLGTAAVLLPFHNPIRVAEDIATLDNLCNGRLLFGVAKGGPFPQQNKHFAISMGESRARMLEAIALIHKLLYENEVSFHGQHYQCDRLTVYPKPLQQQIPVYIASGDETSIEFAAKNSFSLMGGPPFALERLKKTVSQYREINPSGADNFVLARFFFVGQTNADAITEAMPFIRQFSQKMKANSAVVMQNSSNGHKAFDRSNICFDEDYLIENSIIGDPITCRDKIKKFHDELNLGTLALKPTSFDMQKNIESLQRYNQEVRNYV; from the coding sequence ATGAAAATTGGACTTTTCTGCAATTACGAAAATCATCATCAAAATGCCCGCCGGGCTATTTTTGAGCAAGTCGCTTTAGTTAGACAAGCCGAAAGCTTAAATTTTGCCGAAGCTTGGGTAAGTGAACATCATTTTAGTGAAATTAATATCAGTTCTTCTATGCTGCTATTAATGGCACATTTAGCGGGTGTCACCTCAACAATTCGCTTAGGCACAGCGGCGGTTTTACTACCATTTCACAACCCGATTCGGGTAGCAGAAGATATTGCTACCTTGGATAATTTGTGTAATGGCAGATTATTATTTGGAGTTGCTAAAGGTGGGCCTTTTCCTCAGCAAAATAAACATTTTGCGATTTCAATGGGAGAATCTCGCGCCAGAATGTTAGAGGCGATCGCATTAATTCATAAGCTGTTATATGAAAATGAAGTTTCATTTCACGGACAACATTATCAATGCGATCGCCTCACAGTTTACCCTAAACCACTGCAACAACAAATCCCTGTATACATAGCCAGTGGTGATGAGACAAGCATAGAATTTGCCGCTAAAAATTCCTTTAGCTTAATGGGAGGGCCACCCTTTGCGCTAGAGAGATTGAAAAAGACAGTGAGCCAATATCGAGAGATTAATCCCAGTGGTGCAGACAATTTTGTCTTAGCGCGGTTCTTTTTTGTTGGACAAACCAACGCAGATGCTATCACCGAAGCGATGCCTTTTATCCGCCAATTTAGCCAAAAAATGAAAGCTAATTCGGCAGTAGTAATGCAGAATAGTTCCAATGGTCATAAGGCATTTGACCGTAGCAACATTTGTTTTGACGAAGACTATTTGATTGAAAATTCAATCATTGGTGATCCTATCACTTGTCGAGACAAAATCAAAAAATTTCATGACGAATTGAATCTAGGTACATTAGCGCTCAAACCGACATCGTTTGATATGCAAAAAAACATCGAAAGTTTGCAGCGCTACAACCAAGAGGTACGCAATTATGTCTAA
- a CDS encoding HlyD family secretion protein, which produces MTSPLVANAAQARQTKQRFAKPEDQLSYELGKAVQELPPLYTRLLAGTISVALFGTITWAHFSEIDEVAIAQGELIASTQVRPVTSLGNGMILAVKVREGDRVTKNQVLIQRDPDFQKTDVNRLSESTKLIKDDLDRLDVERIGGKSTGEKLQDELLTARLGDYQARQAATEAEANRQRALLDQAKVRLARLRENLDTAKSSLVNSQANLANAKSIRERVKEALAIAQNREEKLRTLITPGAVPRVDYLEAQERLNRANTDVTRSEDEVTNANNKVAEAQDRVLSLAKDIAAQGQEIRQAEQAFQAARNQVQRLSSERQSEILTQMNKRKEELTTVSGQLAQAKKQQEGETIKAPVAGTIYRIKATKGPVQSGEELLSILPDGEELQLEVKVLNRDIGFIRPGMKVKIKMTTFPFQEFGTIAGTVAQVSPNAVVDKELGLVFPTRVQMNQHSLNVRGKEVVFTPGMVATGEIVTRKKSILTFIVEPVTRRFSEAFSVR; this is translated from the coding sequence ATGACCTCTCCCCTAGTTGCTAATGCTGCTCAAGCGCGTCAGACAAAACAGCGATTCGCTAAACCAGAGGATCAACTGTCTTATGAATTAGGTAAGGCAGTTCAAGAATTGCCACCGCTTTATACAAGATTGTTAGCAGGGACTATCAGTGTAGCTTTATTTGGGACGATCACCTGGGCGCATTTCTCCGAAATTGACGAAGTGGCGATCGCCCAAGGAGAACTCATTGCTTCGACTCAAGTTAGACCAGTGACATCTTTAGGGAATGGCATGATTCTAGCGGTGAAAGTCAGAGAAGGCGATCGCGTGACTAAAAATCAAGTGTTAATTCAACGCGACCCCGATTTCCAAAAAACAGACGTAAACCGCCTTTCAGAATCTACCAAGTTAATTAAGGATGACTTAGACCGTTTGGATGTAGAACGCATCGGCGGTAAAAGTACTGGTGAAAAACTCCAAGATGAACTTTTAACTGCGCGTTTAGGTGATTATCAAGCCCGCCAAGCAGCCACAGAAGCCGAAGCAAATCGCCAACGCGCCCTTCTTGACCAAGCAAAAGTGCGCTTGGCTCGCTTGCGAGAAAATTTGGATACAGCCAAAAGTTCCTTAGTCAATTCCCAAGCCAACTTAGCTAATGCTAAAAGTATCCGCGAAAGAGTCAAAGAAGCATTAGCGATCGCTCAAAATAGAGAAGAAAAACTCCGCACCTTGATTACTCCTGGTGCTGTCCCCAGAGTTGATTACTTAGAAGCTCAAGAACGATTAAATCGTGCGAATACCGATGTCACCAGATCAGAAGATGAAGTGACTAACGCCAACAATAAAGTTGCCGAAGCGCAAGATCGAGTCTTATCTTTAGCAAAAGATATTGCAGCTCAAGGCCAAGAAATTCGCCAAGCAGAACAAGCTTTTCAAGCCGCGCGGAATCAAGTACAACGATTATCATCTGAGCGTCAAAGCGAAATTTTGACTCAAATGAATAAGCGTAAAGAAGAATTAACCACCGTCTCCGGTCAATTAGCCCAAGCGAAAAAGCAACAAGAAGGAGAAACCATCAAAGCTCCAGTTGCTGGCACAATCTATAGAATTAAGGCAACCAAAGGCCCCGTACAATCAGGGGAAGAATTACTATCTATCTTGCCGGATGGAGAAGAATTACAACTAGAGGTGAAAGTTCTCAACCGCGATATTGGTTTCATTCGTCCAGGGATGAAGGTAAAAATAAAAATGACTACTTTTCCTTTCCAGGAATTCGGTACTATTGCTGGCACAGTAGCACAAGTTAGCCCAAATGCCGTAGTTGATAAAGAATTAGGGTTAGTTTTCCCCACCAGAGTTCAAATGAATCAACATTCCCTAAATGTGCGGGGTAAAGAAGTAGTATTTACTCCGGGTATGGTTGCTACGGGAGAAATTGTCACTCGCAAGAAATCAATTTTAACTTTCATTGTCGAACCTGTAACTCGCAGATTTAGCGAAGCTTTTTCTGTCAGGTAA
- a CDS encoding ATPase, histidine kinase-, DNA gyrase B-, and HSP90-like domain protein: MQLDYEQKIKQLEKANRILQKKLERSESLRIALEETNEKKEALFLKVIDELRDSQKTLEEQSRDLEETLKKLRAMQSKLVESEKMSALGVLVAGIAHEINNPVNFIYGNINYVTQYAEEILELLKCYQENYPNPVITIAEKIKKIDLEFIKKDFVQVLQSMEIGSQRISEIVRSLRTFSRLDEAELKKVNIHEGIDSTLMILQNRLNSQLGCSEIIIIKEYGNLPWVECYAGKLNQVLINIISNAIDALEQKLNYSQHTYAKTNGLATLQTATFTPTIKITTELINNWVSIRISDNGIGIDEKTTQQIFNPFFTTKPVGKGTGLGLSISYQIIVETHQGQLECQSIPGVGTEFMIMIPLQRL, encoded by the coding sequence ATGCAATTAGATTATGAGCAGAAAATTAAACAATTGGAAAAAGCTAATCGCATTCTCCAAAAAAAACTAGAGCGCTCTGAATCTTTAAGAATTGCATTAGAGGAAACCAATGAGAAAAAAGAGGCTTTGTTTCTCAAGGTAATTGACGAATTACGTGATTCACAAAAAACTTTAGAAGAACAAAGTCGCGACTTAGAGGAAACTTTAAAAAAGCTACGCGCTATGCAAAGCAAATTAGTAGAGTCTGAAAAGATGTCTGCTTTAGGAGTTTTAGTAGCTGGTATTGCCCATGAAATCAATAATCCAGTAAACTTTATTTATGGCAATATTAACTACGTTACTCAATATGCCGAAGAAATTTTAGAACTACTAAAATGCTACCAAGAAAATTATCCAAATCCTGTTATAACTATAGCTGAGAAAATCAAAAAAATTGATTTGGAGTTCATCAAAAAAGATTTTGTACAAGTTTTACAGTCTATGGAAATAGGGAGTCAGCGGATTAGTGAAATTGTTCGCTCTTTACGTACTTTTTCCAGATTAGATGAAGCTGAACTCAAAAAAGTCAATATTCATGAAGGTATTGATAGCACATTGATGATTCTGCAAAATCGCTTAAATTCTCAACTCGGTTGCTCAGAAATTATAATTATTAAAGAATACGGCAATCTACCCTGGGTAGAGTGTTATGCAGGTAAGCTGAATCAAGTATTAATAAATATTATTAGTAACGCTATTGATGCTTTAGAGCAGAAATTAAATTATAGTCAGCATACTTATGCTAAAACAAATGGTTTAGCTACACTGCAAACTGCAACTTTTACCCCCACTATCAAGATTACTACAGAATTAATCAATAACTGGGTTTCTATTCGCATAAGTGATAATGGGATTGGAATTGATGAAAAAACAACGCAACAAATATTTAATCCTTTCTTCACTACTAAACCAGTTGGTAAAGGTACAGGTTTAGGGCTTTCTATTAGTTATCAAATAATTGTGGAAACTCATCAAGGGCAGCTAGAATGTCAATCTATTCCTGGCGTAGGTACGGAATTTATGATTATGATACCTTTACAAAGGCTGTAG
- a CDS encoding NmrA family protein, whose product MFLVTGATGGIGRRVVRLLRQQEQCVRAFVRLTSRYSELEHRGAEIFIGDLREARDIEKATQGVKYIISAHGSGGDALSLDYRANIELIDQAKANQVEHFVFVSVLGVDRGYEDAPVFKAKRAVEQYLVDSGLNYTIFRPSGLASNLLPLAEQFRDTGLYLLIGDRQNRSSIVSTDDLARMIVDSVKVAEARNQILPVGGPEILQREDIPRIFGRIFNKPPIVINPPVFILDGLRNVIGLLNPQTQKALGTYQTLLSNEFFCKKEEIANLERIFNFPLETLESFLRRYLAV is encoded by the coding sequence ATGTTTTTAGTAACAGGAGCAACGGGAGGAATCGGTCGTCGTGTTGTGCGACTGCTACGCCAGCAAGAACAATGCGTGAGGGCGTTTGTGCGTCTCACCTCGCGTTATAGCGAGTTAGAACACCGAGGTGCAGAAATCTTCATTGGTGATTTACGCGAAGCAAGAGATATAGAAAAAGCTACTCAAGGTGTCAAATATATTATCAGCGCTCACGGTTCTGGTGGTGATGCTTTATCCCTTGACTATCGCGCCAATATCGAACTAATTGACCAAGCAAAAGCAAATCAAGTCGAGCATTTTGTCTTTGTTTCTGTCTTGGGAGTTGATCGCGGTTATGAAGATGCACCTGTATTTAAAGCTAAACGGGCAGTAGAACAATATTTGGTAGATAGTGGCTTAAATTACACAATTTTCCGCCCATCTGGACTAGCATCAAATTTGCTGCCGCTGGCGGAACAGTTTCGAGACACAGGGTTATATTTACTAATTGGCGATCGCCAAAACCGTAGCTCCATTGTCAGTACAGACGATTTGGCAAGAATGATAGTAGATTCTGTAAAAGTTGCAGAGGCGCGTAACCAAATATTGCCAGTTGGGGGGCCAGAAATTTTGCAACGAGAAGATATTCCGCGCATATTTGGGCGGATTTTTAACAAACCGCCAATAGTCATTAACCCGCCAGTATTTATACTTGATGGATTAAGAAATGTTATCGGTTTGTTAAATCCGCAAACACAAAAAGCTTTGGGGACTTATCAAACATTGCTATCTAATGAATTTTTCTGTAAAAAAGAGGAAATAGCCAACTTAGAGAGAATTTTCAATTTTCCCTTAGAAACTTTAGAAAGTTTTTTACGACGCTATTTAGCAGTTTGA